The Fulvivirga ligni genome window below encodes:
- a CDS encoding sigma-54-dependent transcriptional regulator — protein MPQSYTIFIVEDDPWFGEMLKYHLSQNPDHRVELFKSAKEVLAALSENPNLITLDFSLPDMNGDELFSKIKAKMPNLPVIVVSGQEQVGVALRLMKMGVSDYFLKNDDTKELVWNAIGKIKETQDLKEEVKQLKEQLDQKYDFDKLIKGNSPQVIKLFEVMNKAAKTNINVSITGETGTGKELVAQAIHYNSPRQNKAFVPVNMAAIPSNLLESELFGYEKGAFTGAVGSKVGKFEEANHGTIFLDEIGEMPLELQSKLLRVLQEREVTRLGSNKSISLDIRVIIATHKNLANEVREGNFREDLYYRIVGLPVTTPPLRDRGNDIFVLAEFFLKQFSKENKLDKITIDKMAKKKLMGYGFPGNIRELKSIIELAAVMCEDNVISEKDISFIPTDRKNNFITEEKSMKEYNKDIIRYFLDKYDHNVLLIAKKLEIGKSTIYKMIKEGEL, from the coding sequence ATGCCCCAATCATATACAATATTTATAGTAGAAGATGACCCATGGTTCGGCGAAATGCTGAAATACCACTTATCTCAAAATCCAGATCATCGAGTAGAATTATTTAAAAGTGCCAAAGAAGTGTTAGCGGCCTTATCTGAAAATCCAAATCTCATCACGTTAGATTTTTCGCTTCCGGACATGAACGGTGATGAGCTCTTTTCAAAAATTAAGGCCAAAATGCCTAATCTGCCAGTGATAGTAGTAAGTGGACAGGAACAAGTGGGCGTCGCTCTGCGGCTAATGAAAATGGGGGTCTCAGATTATTTTCTAAAAAATGATGACACCAAGGAACTTGTTTGGAACGCCATTGGTAAGATTAAGGAAACACAAGATCTTAAAGAAGAGGTAAAACAATTAAAGGAGCAGCTAGATCAAAAATATGACTTTGACAAACTGATCAAAGGAAATAGCCCTCAGGTAATAAAACTATTTGAGGTGATGAACAAGGCTGCTAAAACTAATATTAATGTTTCCATAACAGGAGAAACCGGTACCGGAAAAGAATTGGTAGCGCAGGCTATTCATTATAATTCACCAAGGCAGAATAAAGCCTTTGTACCTGTAAACATGGCTGCCATTCCTTCTAACCTGTTAGAAAGTGAGTTATTTGGCTATGAGAAAGGGGCGTTTACTGGAGCGGTGGGTAGCAAGGTTGGTAAGTTTGAAGAGGCGAACCACGGAACTATTTTTTTAGATGAAATAGGCGAAATGCCGTTGGAGTTACAGAGTAAACTCCTACGCGTGCTTCAAGAGAGAGAAGTTACCAGGTTAGGTAGTAACAAGAGCATCTCTCTAGATATTCGTGTAATTATAGCAACGCATAAAAACTTAGCCAATGAGGTACGCGAAGGTAATTTCAGAGAGGATTTATATTATAGAATAGTAGGGCTTCCCGTAACTACTCCTCCCCTGAGAGACCGCGGAAATGACATATTCGTTCTGGCGGAATTTTTCTTAAAACAATTCAGTAAAGAAAATAAGCTAGATAAAATCACCATTGATAAAATGGCCAAGAAAAAACTTATGGGCTATGGCTTTCCTGGAAACATAAGAGAGTTGAAGTCTATCATAGAATTGGCCGCTGTAATGTGTGAAGACAATGTAATAAGTGAAAAGGACATCTCTTTCATTCCTACAGATAGGAAGAACAACTTCATTACAGAAGAAAAATCAATGAAAGAGTATAATAAGGACATTATAAGATACTTCTTAGATAAGTATGATCATAATGTTTTGCTTATAGCCAAAAAGCTAGAAATTGGAAAATCAACCATATATAAAATGATTAAGGAAGGAGAGTTGTAG
- a CDS encoding PAS domain-containing hybrid sensor histidine kinase/response regulator: MEKDSDKNTANINEVGYLKEKLLTINNSEKLHLKEKDNTSQLEASIRKYRVTKELQDSFWEINLPLQTIHLSKSDSTFNFDDNEQTQSLSKWIELIHQGDRKNFLATIQNPDLKKNDKLSLEIRLGKPSESYKWYMVRGLVTEVNDDDKPTIITGIFSDISGIKRAELDIRKSNLRLKTTIARLNNGILLEDEDRKIIITNQVFCNIFGIPVEPELLIGSDCSNSAEEIKGLFKDPALFVQRIDELLKDKEHVIGEVIEMADGRILERDFIPVIMENQYVGHLWKYRDVTNIEQSQQLLRTNEEKYRSIIANMNLGLLEVDNEDNIIYANQCFCDITGYSFEEIKSNKASDYLLKGENAQFMHDINEKRKLGISDMYEIPVKNKRGELIWLLISGAPLYNNVGEQTGSIGIHLDITAQKNLEGELRDAKSMAEESAKAKEIFLANMSHEIRTPMNAILGMSNLLQKTNLNYDQNNYLRAINTSAENLLVIINDILDLTKIESGKLKIDSITFNLKESIEQLEKMFLYKAQEKGLIYNIRYEANLPEYFQGDPYRINQILINLVGNAIKFTHQGKVSISVKAKKQKNKQFAVSFIVSDTGIGMDEGFKERLFENFSQEDPGITRKYGGTGLGLAISRRLIHLLNGDLEIESEKGRGTTITLTVPLELGVKAEEIEEAPKSDTEEKALEGLKILLVEDNEFNRLLATTLLTNHGAQVTEASEGKEATGLVKAQSFDIILMDIQMPVMNGYDSTKYIREHISKTIPIIAQTANAVKGEDVKCFEAGMDDYITKPFDEEILIGKILKAARPEKLRPIYESVKEEEIPTELYSIQMLEEMSRGDINFIKKMLQTVVDTLPEELKKLNNAYQKGEKATVRAVAHKIKPGLFNLKIESAPMVKEIEAWEEGQDWEELGEKIDIVTDHINIVIEKIISDHLE, translated from the coding sequence GTGGAAAAGGATAGTGATAAAAACACAGCAAATATAAATGAAGTTGGCTACCTCAAGGAGAAATTACTCACTATTAACAACAGTGAAAAACTCCATTTAAAAGAAAAGGACAACACAAGTCAACTTGAAGCAAGTATTCGCAAATACCGTGTCACTAAAGAACTTCAGGATAGTTTTTGGGAGATAAATCTACCATTACAAACTATTCATCTCTCAAAAAGCGACTCTACTTTTAATTTTGATGATAATGAGCAAACACAAAGCTTGTCCAAATGGATTGAACTTATCCACCAGGGTGATCGAAAGAATTTCCTAGCTACAATCCAAAATCCAGACCTTAAAAAGAATGACAAACTATCACTGGAGATTAGATTAGGGAAACCCTCTGAGAGCTACAAATGGTACATGGTTCGTGGATTAGTAACAGAAGTTAACGATGACGACAAACCCACGATAATTACAGGCATCTTTTCCGATATTTCAGGAATTAAAAGAGCTGAATTAGACATTCGCAAGTCTAATCTCCGTTTAAAAACTACTATAGCAAGACTCAACAATGGCATTTTATTAGAAGATGAAGACCGAAAAATCATCATTACTAATCAAGTGTTTTGCAATATCTTCGGTATTCCGGTAGAGCCAGAGCTACTTATTGGTAGTGACTGTTCTAATTCTGCCGAAGAAATAAAAGGCCTATTCAAAGATCCCGCGCTTTTCGTTCAAAGAATTGATGAACTACTTAAAGACAAAGAACATGTTATTGGCGAAGTAATCGAAATGGCTGATGGCAGAATCCTTGAAAGGGATTTCATTCCAGTAATCATGGAAAATCAATATGTTGGCCACTTATGGAAGTATAGAGACGTAACGAACATAGAGCAATCTCAGCAGTTGCTTAGAACCAACGAAGAGAAATATAGAAGCATTATTGCTAATATGAACCTAGGTCTGCTTGAAGTGGATAATGAGGACAATATTATCTATGCTAATCAATGCTTTTGTGATATTACCGGGTATTCTTTTGAAGAGATTAAGAGCAATAAAGCCTCTGACTATCTCCTGAAAGGTGAGAATGCACAATTCATGCATGACATCAATGAGAAGAGGAAATTAGGCATCTCTGATATGTATGAAATACCAGTAAAAAATAAGCGAGGCGAATTGATTTGGCTTCTCATCAGTGGTGCCCCTCTCTATAATAATGTAGGTGAGCAGACCGGATCTATCGGGATTCATTTGGATATAACTGCGCAGAAAAACCTGGAAGGTGAACTACGAGACGCTAAGTCTATGGCAGAAGAATCTGCTAAGGCCAAGGAAATTTTCCTGGCTAACATGAGCCATGAGATAAGAACTCCCATGAATGCCATATTGGGCATGAGTAATTTACTTCAGAAGACTAATCTAAATTACGACCAAAATAATTACCTCAGAGCCATCAATACCTCTGCTGAAAACCTATTAGTAATTATTAATGACATATTAGACCTCACCAAAATTGAATCAGGAAAGTTAAAAATAGATAGCATCACTTTTAACTTGAAAGAGTCTATAGAGCAGCTTGAAAAAATGTTTCTTTATAAAGCCCAGGAAAAAGGCCTCATTTACAATATCCGTTATGAAGCCAATTTGCCTGAGTATTTTCAAGGTGATCCTTATCGAATCAATCAGATTCTAATTAACCTGGTTGGTAATGCCATAAAATTCACACATCAAGGTAAAGTAAGTATTTCAGTAAAAGCTAAAAAGCAAAAGAATAAACAATTTGCCGTTAGCTTCATTGTTTCTGATACGGGAATAGGTATGGATGAAGGGTTCAAAGAAAGGTTATTCGAAAATTTCAGCCAGGAAGATCCTGGTATAACCAGAAAATATGGAGGTACCGGTTTAGGATTAGCCATTAGCCGACGACTTATTCATCTACTGAACGGTGATCTGGAAATTGAAAGTGAAAAAGGCCGTGGTACTACCATTACACTCACTGTGCCTTTAGAATTAGGTGTGAAAGCTGAAGAAATAGAAGAGGCACCCAAGTCTGATACTGAAGAAAAAGCGCTGGAAGGCTTAAAGATTTTGTTAGTTGAAGACAATGAGTTTAATAGGCTTTTAGCCACCACACTGCTAACGAATCATGGAGCCCAGGTTACTGAGGCATCTGAAGGTAAGGAAGCTACTGGTCTGGTAAAAGCCCAGAGTTTTGACATCATCCTTATGGACATTCAAATGCCTGTTATGAATGGCTATGATTCTACTAAATATATTCGAGAACATATTAGCAAAACTATTCCCATCATTGCACAGACTGCCAATGCCGTTAAAGGAGAAGATGTTAAATGTTTTGAGGCTGGCATGGATGATTACATAACTAAGCCTTTCGATGAGGAAATACTGATAGGTAAGATTCTTAAAGCTGCCCGCCCTGAAAAGCTACGCCCTATATACGAAAGTGTAAAAGAAGAGGAAATACCTACTGAGCTTTATAGCATCCAAATGCTGGAAGAAATGTCTCGTGGTGATATTAATTTCATTAAAAAAATGCTGCAAACGGTAGTAGATACTTTACCTGAAGAGCTCAAGAAGCTAAATAACGCCTATCAAAAAGGAGAAAAAGCTACCGTTAGAGCTGTAGCTCATAAAATTAAACCTGGCCTATTTAACCTAAAGATAGAGTCCGCACCAATGGTAAAGGAAATTGAAGCCTGGGAAGAAGGTCAGGATTGGGAAGAACTAGGTGAAAAAATAGACATCGTAACCGATCACATCAATATTGTAATAGAAAAGATTATTTCAGATCACCTGGAATAA
- a CDS encoding glycosyltransferase family 4 protein, protein MDIIIYTVIGFAIGIILLPLIRYWGITFKFVDRPNQRKLHVSPIPALGGVVVFLAIAAFFVLQPSLTAFPQWVLFILLLTALFLTGLLDDKFDLPSLVRLGIQLGCATLLALNGVKIDSLYGIIGIYEIPEMLQIPLTVVVITGVVNAFNLIDGIDGLAGGLSFINSTVLAVIFFMIGLQEMALFCALLSGVLFSFLVYNFQPAKIFMGDSGSLILGFIFSTLGLYIIKIDVSKVYPIEVNINLAIGLVALPVFDTVRLFAERILQGKSPFAADKNHIHHLILNKHQGHMKASYVIYIVHCVFVITSLVSSRLPLSILLTILIIEYFLCIFWYRNKNLSPKPDSDYLLITEEEG, encoded by the coding sequence ATGGATATTATAATATATACAGTAATAGGTTTTGCCATTGGTATTATTTTACTCCCATTAATTAGATACTGGGGCATCACTTTTAAGTTTGTAGATAGGCCAAACCAAAGAAAACTACATGTTTCCCCCATACCGGCATTAGGAGGTGTAGTGGTTTTTCTAGCTATTGCGGCATTCTTTGTCTTGCAACCCAGCTTGACTGCTTTTCCACAGTGGGTATTATTCATTTTACTGCTTACAGCACTGTTTTTAACAGGTCTTCTAGATGATAAATTTGACCTGCCTTCACTGGTAAGGCTAGGAATACAACTAGGCTGTGCTACTCTCCTTGCATTAAATGGAGTAAAAATAGATTCATTATATGGTATTATAGGCATCTATGAAATTCCTGAAATGCTTCAAATACCTCTAACCGTTGTTGTCATTACAGGTGTTGTAAATGCATTTAACCTTATCGATGGCATAGATGGCTTGGCCGGGGGGCTCTCTTTTATTAATTCAACAGTCCTGGCAGTGATATTCTTTATGATCGGCCTACAGGAAATGGCTCTATTTTGTGCGTTATTAAGTGGCGTTTTATTTAGTTTCCTTGTATATAATTTCCAACCCGCTAAAATCTTTATGGGCGATTCAGGCTCTCTGATTTTGGGTTTTATCTTCAGCACTTTGGGTTTATATATTATTAAGATTGATGTTAGTAAAGTATATCCCATTGAGGTTAACATTAACCTGGCAATAGGCTTGGTGGCTCTTCCTGTTTTTGATACTGTTAGATTATTTGCAGAAAGAATTCTGCAAGGTAAATCACCATTTGCTGCTGATAAAAATCACATTCATCACCTTATATTAAATAAGCACCAGGGGCATATGAAAGCATCCTATGTGATCTATATTGTACACTGTGTTTTTGTCATAACGTCATTGGTGAGTTCAAGACTACCTCTATCTATTTTATTGACAATATTGATAATTGAGTACTTCTTATGTATATTTTGGTATAGAAACAAAAATTTATCACCAAAACCAGATAGTGATTATCTGCTAATTACTGAGGAGGAAGGCTAA
- a CDS encoding glycosyltransferase, which produces MKTILVTAYAVNPYKGSEDGMGWNGILQIAKNQAVIAVTRENNRPAVDQYFSEHPELEETHQPITFLYYDLPKWTRWWKKGPLLSMIYFYMWQLGLPFFIKKQGMKFDVAHNFNFHNDWTPSFLWLLGKPLVWGPIGHHPLVPKQHLMQHGISAFLKDRALWLMKNVFWHLDPFLWITKIKAKKIICMNSSVATKLNLSKDKYIIIPSVAVERPKMDITHKKKEKFTVMIAARMVPLKGFDMAIHAFASFLNTLEDSEKSKTELLLIGSGPLNAKLQQQVSNLGIEAYCQFIPWIERVDLLNKYNDASAFLFPSHEGAGMVVAEALSYGVPVICYDNYGPGELVPPFSQLKVPLCNYNDEIEIFKNKLLDLFSSISLQKHESILAQEHFNHWLHWDIRGEQYKTIYNELFNYEQNIRHSFA; this is translated from the coding sequence ATGAAAACAATACTTGTTACCGCATATGCTGTAAACCCGTATAAAGGATCTGAAGATGGCATGGGCTGGAATGGCATTCTACAAATAGCCAAAAATCAGGCAGTAATCGCTGTTACCAGGGAAAACAATCGCCCGGCTGTTGACCAATACTTCAGTGAGCATCCAGAATTAGAGGAAACACATCAACCCATTACTTTTCTGTATTATGATTTACCGAAATGGACCAGATGGTGGAAAAAGGGACCTCTCTTGTCTATGATTTACTTTTACATGTGGCAATTAGGGCTTCCATTTTTCATCAAAAAACAAGGTATGAAATTTGATGTGGCTCACAATTTTAATTTTCATAATGACTGGACCCCATCTTTCCTGTGGCTGCTTGGCAAACCTTTAGTTTGGGGGCCAATTGGCCATCACCCACTTGTGCCTAAACAGCACCTTATGCAACATGGAATTTCAGCTTTTTTAAAAGATAGGGCACTTTGGCTGATGAAGAACGTATTTTGGCACTTAGATCCATTCTTATGGATTACAAAAATAAAAGCTAAAAAAATCATTTGTATGAATAGCTCGGTGGCTACTAAGCTAAATTTATCCAAAGATAAATACATCATTATTCCATCAGTGGCTGTAGAACGGCCTAAAATGGACATCACTCACAAAAAAAAGGAGAAGTTTACGGTGATGATCGCCGCAAGGATGGTCCCTCTTAAAGGATTTGATATGGCTATTCATGCTTTTGCGTCCTTTCTAAATACGTTAGAAGATTCGGAGAAAAGCAAAACCGAGCTTTTACTCATAGGTAGTGGCCCTCTCAACGCAAAATTACAACAGCAGGTAAGTAATCTGGGCATAGAAGCATATTGTCAGTTTATACCATGGATTGAAAGAGTAGATTTATTAAATAAATACAATGATGCCTCAGCCTTTCTTTTCCCTTCACACGAAGGAGCCGGTATGGTAGTCGCTGAGGCTCTATCTTATGGGGTGCCTGTAATCTGTTATGATAATTATGGACCGGGAGAACTGGTTCCTCCATTTTCTCAATTAAAGGTACCTCTCTGCAATTACAATGATGAGATAGAGATTTTTAAAAATAAGTTATTAGACTTATTTTCTTCCATATCTCTTCAGAAACACGAGAGCATTCTGGCTCAGGAGCATTTTAATCATTGGCTGCACTGGGATATAAGAGGAGAGCAATATAAAACCATCTATAACGAGTTATTCAATTATGAGCAGAATATACGCCATTCATTTGCTTAA
- the sucD gene encoding succinate--CoA ligase subunit alpha: MSVLVNKDSKIIVQGFTGSEGTFHAGQMIEYGTNVVGGVTPGKGGQTHLEKPVFNTVQEAVETTGADVSIIFVPPAFAADAIMEAADAGIKVIIAITEGIPTKDMMMAKQYISDKDVVLVGPNCPGVITPGEAKVGIMPGFVFKPGRIGVVSKSGTLTYEAADQIVKAGLGISTAIGIGGDPIIGTSTKQAVELLMNDSETDAIVMIGEIGGNYEAEAARWIKSQGNPKPVVGFIAGQTAPKGKRMGHAGAIIGGAEDTAEAKMKIMEECGLHVVASPADIGETMKKALS, encoded by the coding sequence ATGAGCGTTTTAGTAAATAAAGATTCCAAAATAATTGTGCAGGGGTTCACAGGCTCTGAAGGCACTTTCCACGCGGGACAAATGATCGAGTACGGTACTAACGTAGTAGGAGGAGTAACTCCTGGTAAAGGTGGTCAGACCCATTTGGAAAAACCGGTATTTAATACTGTGCAAGAGGCAGTTGAAACTACAGGAGCAGATGTTTCTATCATCTTTGTACCACCAGCTTTTGCTGCAGATGCTATTATGGAGGCTGCAGATGCAGGTATTAAAGTAATAATAGCGATCACAGAAGGTATCCCTACTAAGGATATGATGATGGCTAAGCAATACATCAGCGATAAAGACGTAGTGCTAGTTGGTCCTAACTGCCCAGGAGTAATCACTCCAGGAGAGGCTAAAGTAGGAATTATGCCAGGGTTTGTTTTCAAGCCAGGTCGTATTGGGGTAGTATCAAAGTCAGGAACTTTAACTTATGAGGCTGCTGATCAAATTGTTAAGGCTGGATTAGGTATTTCTACAGCTATTGGAATTGGTGGGGATCCTATTATCGGAACCAGCACTAAGCAAGCCGTAGAGTTACTAATGAATGATAGCGAAACTGATGCTATTGTAATGATTGGTGAGATTGGTGGTAACTATGAAGCTGAAGCTGCAAGATGGATTAAGAGTCAAGGCAATCCTAAGCCGGTAGTTGGTTTCATTGCAGGACAAACAGCTCCTAAAGGTAAAAGAATGGGACACGCTGGAGCCATCATTGGTGGAGCAGAAGATACCGCTGAAGCTAAAATGAAGATTATGGAAGAGTGTGGATTACACGTAGTAGCTTCTCCTGCTGATATTGGAGAGACTATGAAAAAAGCTCTTTCTTAA
- a CDS encoding DUF1972 domain-containing protein — translation MKTKKIAIIGTVGLPANYGGFETLVSYLTKFLNSKYDLTVYCSGKKYPKDKRLKQYNDAKLIYLPLDANGAQSIPYDIISIIHAVFYADVLLILGVPGAIILPFVRWFTNKKIIISIDGIEWKRDKWGKYVKKYLRFCEKLAVKYSHVDISDNEAIQDYTATEYKTLSNVIEYGGNHTIRKGITQEYITKYPFLSSPYAFKVCRIEPENNIKMVLEGFSKNTALPLVIVGNWNNSEYGKSCKQEFSQFEHLHLLDPIYHQETLDVLRGNCRLYIHGHSAGGTNPSLVEAMYLERAIFCFDVSYNRATTENKARYFSSSEQLMELISNIDETTLSELETQMKSIAERRYSWEIIANKYGYLIDKLAYKKVKGKISPSLSTAVQDSDLLQYEISHYSSLDSIHNQ, via the coding sequence ATGAAAACGAAAAAAATTGCAATCATCGGAACCGTTGGTCTTCCGGCCAACTATGGCGGCTTTGAAACATTAGTAAGTTACCTAACCAAGTTTCTCAATTCAAAATATGATCTCACTGTATATTGCAGTGGCAAGAAATATCCAAAAGATAAAAGACTGAAGCAGTATAATGATGCTAAACTGATTTATCTTCCCTTAGATGCTAACGGTGCTCAAAGTATTCCTTATGACATCATTTCCATAATTCATGCTGTATTTTATGCCGATGTATTACTAATTCTTGGTGTGCCTGGTGCAATCATTTTACCTTTTGTTAGATGGTTCACTAATAAGAAAATCATCATTTCTATTGATGGCATCGAGTGGAAGAGAGATAAATGGGGGAAGTATGTAAAGAAATACCTTAGATTTTGTGAAAAGCTTGCGGTTAAATACTCGCATGTTGACATCTCTGATAACGAAGCTATACAGGATTATACTGCTACTGAATACAAAACGCTCAGTAACGTAATAGAATACGGTGGCAATCACACCATTAGAAAGGGGATTACTCAAGAATATATTACTAAGTATCCTTTCTTATCATCTCCTTATGCGTTCAAAGTATGTAGGATCGAACCCGAAAATAACATCAAGATGGTTCTGGAGGGTTTCTCAAAAAACACCGCATTACCATTGGTTATAGTTGGTAATTGGAACAATAGCGAATATGGTAAATCATGCAAACAAGAGTTTAGTCAGTTTGAGCATCTTCACCTATTAGATCCTATTTATCACCAAGAAACGCTAGATGTACTAAGGGGTAATTGCAGGTTATACATCCACGGTCACAGTGCAGGAGGCACCAACCCATCGCTAGTTGAAGCCATGTATCTGGAGCGAGCTATTTTCTGTTTTGACGTTAGCTATAACAGGGCAACTACAGAAAATAAAGCCCGGTATTTCAGCAGTTCTGAACAGCTAATGGAATTAATCAGCAATATTGACGAAACTACCTTGAGTGAGCTTGAGACCCAGATGAAAAGCATTGCCGAAAGAAGATACAGTTGGGAAATCATAGCTAATAAATATGGCTACCTAATTGACAAGCTCGCCTATAAGAAAGTGAAGGGCAAAATTTCTCCATCACTATCTACGGCTGTTCAAGATTCGGATCTTCTTCAATATGAAATCTCTCATTACTCTTCTTTAGACTCAATACATAACCAATAA
- a CDS encoding glycosyltransferase family 4 protein, with protein MSRIYAIHLLNDRSGSPFVFRQAIEALVESGNEIILYTSESNNGFLSDIENIEYNYISYEWNKIKIITLFNFLKVNLYILLSLFFKIHKSDTIYINSLLPFGGAIAGKLKGCRVIYHMHEVSIKPRLLKRYLIMVANRCCNLCIHVSHFLKEELSLKIKRQVVISNSLPQTFIDKALDNQALNKSDRFTILMICSLKDFKGIPEFIRLSTELPEMRFILVLNASLNDVEKYFSNYHIPKNLYAYPSQKDVHPYYQRASVVVNLSRTNEWLETFGMTVLEGMYYGKPCIVPTKGGASELIHDDYNGYRIDGNNIGSLKRSLMAMEEDPGLYQDLSENSLSKASHYTPTIFKNEIVKLFNG; from the coding sequence ATGAGCAGAATATACGCCATTCATTTGCTTAATGACAGAAGTGGAAGTCCATTTGTGTTTCGTCAGGCAATTGAAGCGTTAGTAGAAAGTGGCAATGAAATAATTTTGTACACTTCTGAATCTAACAATGGATTTCTCTCCGATATAGAAAATATTGAATACAACTACATAAGCTACGAATGGAATAAAATAAAGATTATTACATTATTTAATTTCCTAAAAGTTAATCTCTATATACTTCTATCACTATTCTTTAAAATACATAAATCCGACACCATATATATTAACTCTCTATTACCTTTCGGAGGAGCCATAGCTGGAAAATTAAAAGGTTGCAGAGTTATTTATCATATGCACGAGGTTTCAATTAAACCTCGTTTACTAAAACGGTATTTAATAATGGTGGCCAATAGATGCTGTAATTTATGCATCCATGTATCCCATTTTTTAAAAGAAGAACTTTCACTTAAGATCAAGCGCCAGGTCGTGATATCTAATAGCTTGCCTCAAACATTTATTGATAAGGCTTTAGATAATCAAGCACTTAATAAAAGTGATAGATTCACCATACTTATGATATGTTCTCTAAAGGATTTTAAAGGTATCCCTGAGTTTATAAGACTATCTACTGAGCTCCCAGAAATGCGCTTCATATTGGTGCTCAATGCCAGTTTAAATGATGTGGAAAAATACTTCAGCAACTACCATATTCCTAAAAATCTGTATGCTTACCCATCTCAAAAAGATGTACATCCATACTATCAAAGGGCTAGCGTGGTGGTGAATCTTTCACGTACCAACGAATGGCTCGAGACTTTTGGAATGACTGTATTGGAAGGAATGTACTATGGAAAACCTTGTATAGTGCCTACCAAAGGAGGTGCAAGCGAGCTGATCCATGATGATTATAATGGATACAGAATTGACGGAAATAATATTGGAAGCCTGAAGCGATCATTAATGGCAATGGAAGAAGACCCAGGCCTTTATCAAGACCTTTCGGAAAACAGTTTATCAAAAGCGTCCCATTATACACCTACAATTTTCAAAAATGAAATAGTTAAACTTTTTAATGGATAG
- a CDS encoding acyltransferase has product MIRLVEKIIQQRNPLFKLNESLDGRVLLAFIYQTIKSLVRGMKLLIYLKAPKGAMLGKGVRLKFSNKIKFGKYLKLGDHVELNGLSVRGLCLGNNVSIGSFSRVVVSTTLQNPGSHISICDNVGIGEYAYLGGAGGLTIENNCIVGQYFSCHPENHNYQSLDDLIKNQGVSRKGIYIEKDCWIGSKVTILDGVEIGYGSVIAAGSVVTKSFPPLSIIGGVPAKLIKKRGPEDKLNAA; this is encoded by the coding sequence ATGATCAGATTAGTTGAAAAAATTATACAGCAACGCAACCCACTTTTCAAGCTTAATGAAAGTTTAGATGGCCGAGTTTTATTGGCCTTTATATATCAAACTATCAAATCGCTAGTGAGGGGAATGAAACTATTGATATATCTAAAAGCACCTAAAGGGGCTATGCTAGGAAAAGGAGTACGCTTGAAATTTTCTAATAAGATCAAATTTGGGAAATACTTAAAATTAGGAGACCATGTTGAACTTAACGGACTATCAGTGAGAGGTTTGTGTTTAGGCAACAACGTTAGCATTGGTTCTTTTAGCCGTGTGGTTGTATCCACCACTCTGCAAAATCCTGGTAGTCACATTTCCATCTGTGATAATGTAGGCATCGGCGAATATGCCTATTTAGGTGGAGCAGGTGGGCTCACTATTGAAAATAATTGCATTGTAGGCCAATACTTCAGCTGCCACCCAGAAAATCATAATTATCAAAGTTTAGATGATCTCATTAAAAATCAGGGGGTAAGTAGAAAGGGAATTTACATCGAAAAAGACTGCTGGATCGGCAGTAAGGTAACCATTCTTGATGGTGTTGAAATTGGCTATGGTAGTGTGATTGCGGCAGGATCTGTTGTCACCAAATCATTTCCTCCGCTCTCAATAATTGGCGGAGTACCCGCTAAATTGATTAAAAAGAGAGGACCAGAAGATAAACTAAACGCAGCCTAA